Proteins from a genomic interval of Rosa chinensis cultivar Old Blush chromosome 2, RchiOBHm-V2, whole genome shotgun sequence:
- the LOC112185020 gene encoding zinc finger BED domain-containing protein DAYSLEEPER-like — protein sequence MAPPLKILETCLVSWMKDKVMSISVDNVAANKHAVEYVRKKMMNWTVPPILGGHHIHVRCLAHILNLIVRSGLSILDKSVVSIRNAVRYVRSSSSRLDTFKMCVEKEILDVRKVCILDVPTRWNSTFLMLETAMELRKAFDRLAEEEEGKRMLGMEDGEVKVKERKLKELIVAMTDIYAALTSTPKQKVATTEMQSVRSVHRGVSGKMAEMMENWDKELAESDEVVVESEVNRYLIDPFEKSKDGEPLEFWTSGSTMGQNILTCKLWQEMC from the exons ATGGCACCACCATTGAAAATTCTGGAAACCTGCTTGGTTAGTTGGATGAAGGATAAAGTGATGTCCATTTCAGTTGATAATGTTGCTGCCAACAAGCATGCAGTGGAGTATGTTCGAAAGAAGATGATGAATTGGACAGTTCCACCTATTTTGGGAGGCCATCATATACATGTAAGGTGCTTAGCTCACATTTTGAACCTCATAGTTAGATCCGGTTTGTCTATTTTGGACAAGTCGGTGGTAAGTATTAGAAATGCAGTGAGGTATGTGAGGTCTTCATCTTCTAGGCTTGACACGTTCAAGATGTGTGTTGAAAAAGAGATATTAGATGTTAGGAAAGTTTGCATTCTTGATGTTCCAACTAGGTGGAACTCTACATTTTTAATGTTGGAGACAGCGATGGAGTTGAGAAAGGCCTTTGATAGGTTAGCTGAAGAGGAAGAGGGAAA GAGAATGTTGGGAATGGAAGATGGTGAGGTTAAAGTAAAGGAAAGAAAGCTCAAAGAACTGATAGTGGCCATGACTGATATCTATGCAGCTTTAACCTCAACCCCAAAACAGAAGGTAGCCACCACTGAAATGCAGTCTGTTAGGAGTGTCCACAGAGGTGTGAGTGGAAAAATGGCCGAGATGATGGAAAATTGGGATAAGGAACTGGCGGAGTCTGATGAAGTTGTGGTGGAGTCTGAAGTTAATCGATACCTTATTGATCCCTTTGAAAAGTCTAAAGATGGGGAACCTTTGGAATTTTGGACTAGTGGAAGCACAATGGGCCAAAATATCCTAACTTGCAAGCTGTGGCAGGAGATGTGCTAG